Part of the Ziziphus jujuba cultivar Dongzao chromosome 8, ASM3175591v1 genome is shown below.
atatataaaaatggaagagtaagtataaaaaaattgcCAAGTGTCATTACAATATTCGtttaaattttttccaaaatcattaaaaaaatatatatatatatatatatatatatatttttatttataaccctATCAAATGTCAATCAGTATTAAAAATAGCCACTATTTAAGAagatgagattttttatttttaattgattgtatataaaaatatatatttttattattataatattatatactatataagtgcatctatatatatatatatatatatatgtttcaaaattaaaataaataattaaaagggtatgagatttttttacattttgttgGTTGAacccaaaattatattttttattattataatattatattaattgggacaaaaatgttaaaatgtataattataacaaaaatataatataatatttataaattaataaattaaaatatatctacatatataatatgtattatataCAAAACGTGTTAAAGTCTACATATACTATTaaagtatattaaatattttttaatatacaaatgtgattacatggaaaataataaaaatatttccttatttggatattaaaaaattacataaataataaattttattttattagtagaAAAATTTTGAGATCTCATTTTCggaatataattgttaaatatgataaaataagatttacattcaaaataaattttttaatttaattttatttactaaataagttaaatatattttattataaattattagtaaTTAAAAGTAGAAGTGTCAGTATacgaagaaaaaaaagtcaCGTGTCACTATagtattcatttaaatttcctccaaaatcattaaaaaatatttatttttctctttattgtTTATAACCTtatcaaaatatcaataaatattaaatataactgTTATTTAAAAGTagaagattttttgtttttaattgattgtatccaaaaatatatatttttattgttatagtattatatactatataagtgcatttacatatatatggttccgaattgaaataattaattgaaagtgtatggaattttttattttttattggttgtatccaaaaatatttaaaaggtaATAAATGAATCTGAATAAAGTAAATGATACCTTTTtaaagtaataattattttttaaagcaaataaagcttgaataagattaattatttattttgaaaataaatatttttttttccttgaatggATGAGGATATAAATAAGATTAAGTTTACAATATTTAGATTGAAAAGGGTGATAACCATatatggttatttttcaaattaatttaaacaataaaataaaaaactttagtTTGAAACAACGGtttgattttaagaattaaaaaatatttacatttatCATTCCAAATAATATTGTGTCCTCATCAAGTTTTAAAGATTTTTACTTATAAATAGACAATGGAATAAGTGATTTTTTAACTTCCAATCAACCAGATATATAACTATTGaataatgttttctttttaattttattttttgttatattattttttaattctttaaaaagttattatttttttcaaaatcatttattgCGATTATATAGACTGTGGATCCTACAAGATCAAtactaatagtaataataatagaagcAAATggttagatgaaaaataaaaaaatcaatagacGGGAAGAGCAATGAGAACGACGCCAAGCCAGCAGTTCTACAACTGGTGGGAACTAAAAAGGGACAAATGAAAATCATTGCCAATTTAGGTGGAGGTGTCGTACAAAATAGTTAACCGATTGGTCATTCTTTTAAGATGGTTTGGATGCCACCCAAGCCAACAAAGAAGCGGAGAGAAGCAGCAAATGGAGAACTTTGATAATCTGGGTTTCTATATGCTCTCATTGATTCCTCCTAAATGGATTAGGTCCTTGATTCATTATATTGTTTAGTTAAAATATATGCGTGAGTATTATAAGTCAGAAGGGGGGTAGTAAGGAAGGGTTGCCGGAAGAGTGGTGGTTGGAGTATTCTTCATCAGAGGATCGCCAGGAGGTTCAAAGCGAAGCGTGGTATTTTTTGAAGCATGGCTTTACCTGAAGCAGTAACAATGAATAGTCAAATTATTTCTGAGAGTTCAAATCAATCTGAGCCATTCATTTAATCTTATTTAATCCAATGATCCATAATTACTTCTTGGATTGCTTCCTGAATTTTAATTCCATCCAGAAATCCCTGATAAAAACACCTCTCTgtggacacacacacacacaccaaggTCGCGTGATCTAATGAACCACCACAAAAATCACATAACGATAGAAATAATTCACTTCAAAAATAACACAGATAAAGATTGTGCATCTAACTCATTGTATCGAGTCAAAGTTTGAAGCATAAAATTACAAAGCTAATACGTCAAAACtataaaaaactaaattccATTAAAGCTCAAAAACAGTTTGTCCCATAATCATTCAAGCTGTCGACGCAACTTGGGCTGCAAGCCTCTTCCTTGCTTCTTCAATAATGGAAAGCTTGATACCCTTACCCTTAGGAAGGGATACCCACGGCTTGGTTCCCTTGCCAATGGTGAAAACATTGCTCAAACGAGTTGCAAATTCATGGCCAGTGGCATCCTGGACATGAATTGTCTCAAAGCTTCCTTTTTGTTTCTCCCGGTTCTTGATAACTCCAACACGCCCCCTGTTCCGTCCACCAGTCACCATGACAACATTTCCAACATCAAATTTGATGAAGTCCGTTATCTTGTTTGTTTCCAAGTCCAGCTTTACAGTGTCATTGGCCTTGATTAGGGGGTCTGGATAGCGGATAGTTCGCCCATCATAAGTGTTCAAATATGGAATTCCTTTTTGCCCAAATTGCACAGATCGGACTTTGCAGAGCTTGAACTGCAAATACATACACAACAAATAGATTTAAAAACAGATTCACAAAGTTTTTATCCTGAATAATTTCCGTACGGGTGAACTCCTAACATTGTTAGTCTTAAAAAGTCCATGGAATTTAAACAGGACAAAACACAAGTAAAAGAACAGAACTTGATACAGCAGATTATAAATTGATAAAGAATTGTGGAGTGAGGCATACTTTTACTGAAGAGTCCCCATGTCATAGACTCATAGTAAGGTGTTCAAGTTGCCAACAGCATTTAATAGACGTTcatcatccaaaaaaaataagagCATTTCACGGACATAGATATTAATGTCCCTAAAATATCATAGGGACATTTACCTCAACAAAtagatttaaaaatcaattcacGAAGTTTTTATCCAGTATAATTTACTGGACGGTGAACTCCTAACATCATTAGACTTAAAAAGTCCATGGACATTAAACAGTAACACAAGTAAAAGAACGGAACTTAATACAGCAGATTCTAAATTGACTCTTAACATGAAGTGAGGCATACTTTTATTGAAGGGTTGCCCCATGTCACAGACTCATAAGGTGTTCATGTTGCCAACAGCATTTCACAggcattcataaaaaaaaaaaaaaactacacacaaacatttattaaaatatccatatttttgaaaaataagtgATGCACATAAACAGTGAGAGGCTgtagttttcttattttttaattctagaGTTTCATTACTTCTTCTACAAATGAAATTACCAAACAAGATTTCATAAAAGAACTGAAGAGATTGAAATGTCTTTTGATTTAATAAAGTCTGTGTTTCTTTACAGTAAAATGACCAGTTAAACAGATTTGCTATCATACAAAAACATATGCCATTGCTCGAATGTGAAATCATACCATGGGCCTTCTAATCCAAGAAATTATACTTGGTCAAGCAAAAAGTAATAATGCTACTTTCacccaatatataattagaaCCATCAATATAACTATTTAAGAGGATAACAAATGACCTTAGCCTCTTCATCCCTGATTGAGTGGAGGCGGAACCGGCCCTTGGTATCATAAAGAAGACGAAAGTTCTCATTTGTCTTGGGGATTGAAACAACATCTGCCAAATAAATGCACAAAGCAGATCGTGAATATTAACATTTCAACCAAAAATATGATAGGAATAAAAACTTTTGGGCCAAAAGGACTAAATAAAACCAACAAAATAAGGAAACAATAAACTGTCAAAGAATATTACAATTAGCATTTCCTAACAATCAAACAGACACCCCCAGGCCATTAAGGAAACAATATACATCAAATcagtaatattttattctaaactACAAACAGCATTTGACATGATATTAAAAACTTTGTACACAACGCTGAAGacttattatttcaaaattttctagaCCCAAAAAACATTTgacaaaaccaaacaaaacagcCATTTTTCTCAGAAACATTACAAATTCAGCATTCTCACCTGCCAAAGAGGCAAATCCAAGCCATTGAAGGAAACAAAATGTATTCATACTGAATATAACGCGGTTCATCATATTATTTTCCATAGAATCCATTAATTGTTGACATGAACAAAAATTCCATGAATAGGATTCTCCATGAGAATTTTCTTTGCCAAATTGAACAAATTCCCAGAGACAATATATAAGGaaatcaaagaaattaaaagcagTGATAAGTGCAAAAGGACTATGATGAGCATACCCATGAAACCAGAGGGATATGTCTTATCCGTCCTAACCTTGCCATCAACCAGAACATGCCTTTGCATCAAAATGGCAATCACTTCACGGTATGTAAGAGCATATTTCAATCGGTTACGCAAGATGAGGATCAACGGCAGGCATTCCCTGGATTTGTGAGGTCCAGATGAAGGTTTGGGAGCCTAAATAAGAAATAACATTTGTATAAACACTAATAAATGACAATGATGATAATGCATTAAGCCATCAAATTTAATTCATACTATACAAAAAATAGAGGGAAAGCCAAGTAGTGGAAACAACATACAAATGCACCACCAAGTTTGTCCAGCATCCAATGCTTTGGGGCATTTAGCCTCTTAAGATGCTTCTTCAAACCTCTCGCCTGCCAGAGCAAAAAGTAAACAAGTAAACAAGTAATTCTTGATGCCTTCAAACAATCACATTTAAACTTGTCATTGTCAAAATGTTTAGGTAGAAAGCTCGACTCTTGTAACACAAAAATTGTGTAATACACTTTATAACTAAGGAAACAATAGAATGAATCGGGGGGGAGGAAGAGTTAAtgggtagaaaaaaaaagaaaagaaatgaaaaactaTTTGATCATTAGCATTTCATCTTTTCAACAGGTATACCTCCGAAATTCTCCAATtccccaattttattttttttaatttctaactgCAAATGCTGCACTTCATCCAAATGTTACGTAGGCAACGAACTTTGGTATAAACTTAACCCaatactttaaaaattaatcaagGAAATATACTGCCACaacttacaaaataaaatttatacccACCGGAAAAAAACCAGCTCACTGATTTGTAGTCTTAATTTATCCAATCCAACATAGGCAATAACGCCACAGTGGACGACAAGACATTGGGTACCAACAATATACAAAATGAAGACACGGAAATGTGTTtatgaatttctttaaatttatttatatatattaaaaaaaatccctaTAGCTTGATCACCGAATTGTGATATGCATAAGGGAAAATTTTGTAGGACAAAATATCTGCATAATggtttcaccccaaaaaaaaaaaaaaaaaaaaaaaaaaaaaaaaaaaaaacaaaaatatctgCTTAATTGGTACTTTCTATTGCAATCAAAAATCATTTGGAAACACTCCATATCGAATTTTATGGCTCAATCTCTCCTGCTACATCCACCcgatattaataataacaataataataaaccgcaagacaaaaaacgaaaaaaccaACCATCTTGGTTTTGTGAGCTTGGAAGGATATCTACGGGGAAGCAGCCGACCAACACTCTTCGTCTGTGAACCTGGATCCGAGTCCGACACACCCAGGTTCCTCAATATGCTATATATGAGCACGCTCTCCGTTCAGAAAAAACCCTAGACAATGGTTTGCATATGGGCTTGGTTCGGGTACTAGGCCCCAACACATGACCCAAATAAATTGgaccatttcttttctttctgttcTAGGCCCAAATAACCAGCACATCAGTTGGGCCTTGTCATGGCTCGACCATTATCGGCTGCGTtgcctctttgtttttttttttttttttttaatttttttttttttcatactcaAAATCTCTATAAGTAGTTTCCGTGCAGTGGCTAGTAAAAATTCTTGATATCCAAATAAGTGAAAATGATTCAAAATGCATGTGAAAGTTCAAATCTAAATTGGATGAAATTTTTCGTTCATTCATGAGTGATGAGACTGTTTCTAagaacttatttatttaaattttaattataaatttaaaacttttataattaaacattattattttataggcataaatattttattcaaatcatATCTATatcaaaaaattggaaaaaaaattagaaatatataaaactaaaaaacacagtatatatatatatatagaggagtTATAATCCGAACGATCCTAATGGTAGAAAACGGACCAACAACATGCTTTTTTTTCCTAGTCGTGGGATTACAATAAATGGTCCAAATTAGAGATAGGATTTTCCCTCCCATTTCCTTTCTCTCCCATTTTTGGTAGCCATCCTATTCGACACCCATATCCCTCCCACCGTGTTCAATAAAGAGACAGAGCCACCCATCGTTTTCTCTCTCAATTTCGACAGCCATCCCGTTTGACACCCATATCCCTCCCACCATGTTCAACAGACAGACAGAGCATTATTTGAAAGGAAATATCCCATACCCATCAATCCCAGTCTATAGAttcaattgtaaaaataaataaataaataaataaaaataaaaataaaaaacaaagagacCGTGGAGAAGAGGAAATATTCAACATAGGAGATGAATCCAATAGAAGAAGCTCCAATGGCAAGAAAAAAAGGTATTTCTggccaaaaaaatttgcaaagtgaatttttttcttttttcttttttttaattatatgacCGGGtcttgtgatttaattttattgctttCCTCATTAGCTGTTGGCCAAGTAGTTTGGTATATAAGTCACTTAAGGTATGCTGAACTTTGCTAGATACAAGAAATGATTTATTGAGAACATTCATTGATCAATCTATTTCttgattcctttttttttttttttttttttttgcttttttagagATCATTCATTGGTTTGTTAGTCTTGGCATTTTAAAAGGACTTTGATTAAATCTTTAATCGTCAAACTCTTTATGGTTACTTGAACTCAAGGTGTAtttaggaaaacaaaaaatatgacaCAGATACTCAACTGTATGTTTTGGAGATATAAAATGTCTATCACTAAAGTTTTAGTGGAGGTATCctatatgcttttaatgctatcactaaagtttggcattataccaattgtggtgtcagttggtgttcgagattttgacattgatggggaacattgggtcaatttgggattgataccaacagagctgtaggagctgtaatattctctagtttttattcataaagcacttgtacaattttctcttgctaattcagatttagtttttagtttttgtacatgattctcgtgtcaagatgatgtgtaaggacccaatttcattattaaattctttatattatttgaaatgtggaaaagcaataaataaaaaggatgagaatttaaatggatggtaattgagttctcaaatattggctctctagtttctaaccatttgaatttgtttgaatggtatgcattgaaatgtagttagttttagattgtagaCTATTCCCAActtgcaagcttcttccaatcacttttaa
Proteins encoded:
- the LOC107413766 gene encoding small ribosomal subunit protein eS4z, encoding MARGLKKHLKRLNAPKHWMLDKLGGAFAPKPSSGPHKSRECLPLILILRNRLKYALTYREVIAILMQRHVLVDGKVRTDKTYPSGFMDVVSIPKTNENFRLLYDTKGRFRLHSIRDEEAKFKLCKVRSVQFGQKGIPYLNTYDGRTIRYPDPLIKANDTVKLDLETNKITDFIKFDVGNVVMVTGGRNRGRVGVIKNREKQKGSFETIHVQDATGHEFATRLSNVFTIGKGTKPWVSLPKGKGIKLSIIEEARKRLAAQVASTA